The Athene noctua chromosome 8, bAthNoc1.hap1.1, whole genome shotgun sequence region ccccgggggcagccccagggatgctgcagggtAGTCCCGGGGGGAGCCCCAGGCtacggggggggggtgtgtgtgtgtgtgtggggtgtggggcAGCGCTGGGTGGACAGCGGTGGTGGCTGGagctggggacgggggggggcctGCGGTTTTGGGGCAGCACCGGGTGCCAGTCGCAGAGCTGGGGGTCCCAGGGATGCTGGGGGGCAGTGCCGGGTATGatgtggggcagagctggagattctgggggtgctggggggcagtgCTAGGGATACTGGGGCGGAGGGGGGGACAGTGCTGGGAATGCTATGGGGCAGTGCCAGCGGTGCCAGGGGACAGTGCTGGGGATGCAAAGCAGCGCTGGGAgtcccagggatgctgtggggcagagctggggatgcaAGAGCAGAAtcgggggtcccgggggtgccgtggggcagagccgggggtgCAAGGGCATAATCGGGGGCCACAGGAATgttgtggggcagagctggggatgcaAGGGCAGAATCGGGGGTCGCGGGGATTCtctggggtgatgctgggggtgcCAGGGATGCACTGGCCAGTGCCGGGGATGCGGGGATGCAAGGGCAGAACGGGGGGTCCCGGGGATGCTGTGGGGCGGCGCTGGGGATGCAAGAGCCAGTGCCGGGGATGccggggggcagagctggggatgcaAGGACAGATCCGGGGGTCCCGGGGATGCTGTGGGGCGGCGCTGGGGATGCAAGAGCCGGTGTCAGCGATACCGGGGATGCTGCAGGGCAGACGCGGGGGTCCCGGGGATGGATGCCCGCGGGGCTGAGGCGGGGGGTCGtggagggggggtggtgggggggtgcagAGGCGGGGGGTCGGGCGGTACCTCTCTTGGCGCGGCCGATCTGTCCCAGCTTGGGGGGCCGCTTGCCCTGGTTGCCCCCGAAGAAGGCGTTGGTGTCCTGCAGGCGGCAGCTGAAGGGCAGCTCCCCCGCCTCGGGCTCGGCGCCGTAGCGGCCCACCTTGTCCTCGCCGTAGGGCAGCACCTGCGACATggcggggccgagcgggccgagccgcgccgcgccgagccgGGAGCCGgtctgcggcggcggcggcggcggcggggaggaaACCCGGGCGGAAGGATGAAGTCATGCATccggggggagcggggacccccccggcggggggcggctccGGAGCGCCGcggcccggcacggcccggccgggacagggacaccccagcccccccccccccccccccccccccgcggctgGTGCCCGGTGCCCGCCCGGTTGGGATGGGGGGagctcggccccggccccgttCCTCAGCGCAGGATTGTCTGCTGCCGGCACAGCCTTACCTGGGGCGGTCGCCCCAATTCGGGGGTGCCCCTACGGAGCGGGGAGCCCTTGGCACAGCCGGGTGCCCCCGGGTCAGATAGCCGAGGACCACCACGCACCACCAGgccctcctccccagcacactGAGGTGATGTCAAACAGACCCCCCAACACCCTGCTTCCATCCCGCAgctccccctcttcccccccgTGAGCATCCCTCCTCCCCGCTCCCAGACTCTTGTAGCCCAGCAGGCTCAagccccccagaacccccagGCCAGCTCTCACCTCATGTCTCCCCAGCCCCCCACTTGTGCCTCTTGCCCAGCACCCGTCCAGGCACCCCCTTCCACAGCCTCCCTAGTGTTGGGGTCCCCCCTTGCTACCATGCCGATTCTGCCCCAGTCCCCTTGGCCCCCCACGTGTGTGCCGGTGTTTGTACACAAATGCCCATTGCATGTATTTGCAGGACTGTGGGGGGCACACGGGTGTGATTCTGCAGGTGCCCGTCAGCGTGGCTACGTGGGGACTGTGCCCCAGGACACCCCTTGCCCATGGTTTGGGCTTTCCCTGGGGGCTCTCTGCAGACAAGGGGAAGGGCCATCCCCTGTGGGGACCTGCTGTGGGGTCAGCAAGGAGAGACCTACAGGAGTGTCCCCAGTCCCTCCAGAGCCCCATTTGTGTCCCCTCTGCACGCCCCTGCCCCAGACCCACCCTGGCCCTTTCCTCCTGCATTTTCCACTGCCAGGGCAGTGATTGCACTAATTGGCATTGGTGGCCCTGAGTGACCTCACCTGGGAACCCCCATCCTGGTcacctggggctggaggggctatTTAAGCTcagcctggggctgctgccttttGCCTGAGCTGTGGGTACAGCCCTGGCCCCTACATCTGGCTGGCCCCCCAGCCCTGATGATGGAGGCTCTGGCTGGctcctggacctggtggtgtcagtAGTGTCTGGTTGGTGAGGACCACCCCATCATGGGGCagccctgttcctgctgctcccGCACATCCAGGCCCTGCTGCTCTTGTGGGTGTGCTGGGTTACAGCAAAGTCAGAGCCCTGCATGGGAATGGCACTTGCCAGCCCAGTGAGAATCTCCCTCCGGGTGTCTCAAGGAGCAAGAGTGGGTTTTTACAGACAGCCCTGAGGCCCATCGCTCCATCCTGATGGCCTGAGATCCTATTGAAAGGTGCTGTGGAAGAGCATCAGCCAGTCTGATCCATGCAAGAGGACAGGTACTTCTATTTTGGGAAGGCTCCGCCATGCCTTTTGCtttgtgcccagctctgcagaacaCCCCTCCCCGCTCTCCCCTGCCAGACCAGACACAGGGAGGGTCAGAGCAGCGGTGCCCACTCTCCTGGCAAAGAAGTGCCTTTATTCATGCCTTTGCTGAAGAACCAGCTTGAACTTTTTCATGTGATGGCTTCTGCTCCTGCAAAAAGCGCCCGGGAAAATAGGCAAGAGGCCCACGCTGAGATGTGGCCTGCTTTCTCCATCTCCAGGCCCACGTGCCGCTGCccgtgggcagggacaggcaggccGTGGCACgcgcggggctgggggtgagCGAGGAGCAGATGGGCTGTGTGGGATGTGAGCGGGGCCGGTGCTGCGCTCCAGGAGGGTTTCCAACCCGGCAGCCTCCTGGGGAGAGGCTTAAGAggggtcaccctggggatggTCACACTTATCCCATGCTTGTACCTGTATCTGTGGTCCCTAACACCCGGGGGAGCTGCTTGGCTTGGctgtggggtgcgggggggagctctgggggctggctggggtttgggggtgtggGAGAGACCTGCCACCCAGCTCTGGAAGGAGGAGGCCTGGATTCATGCCAGCACGGCTGGGCTGTAGGTGGAACAGGGTAGCACCATAGCTCTGAGCGCTGCATCTCCTTGGGACATCTCTAGTCTCCGACTCCCCGAGGATGCTGCTGGTCAGGCATCCCGGTGGGGGGGAAGGAACCAAGGACGGGAACGTGGGTGTGTGGGCAGGGGGTTGCAGGGGGGACCCCACATTCATTGCATCCCCCCCATGGTGAGCCTGACCGTGCACCCTCCTTCCCCTGGCTCTCATCCTACCTTCTATCCGCCTTTTAGCAGCCACATAATCTCCTTTCTCGCTTCCTTTGCAGCTTTTTGTCCGACACAAAGCCAGCTCCAGCAGGAAGAAGGGACTGTGGGACCGGAAAGCAAGTGGTTCTTCCTGCCCTGGCTCCTTAAACCAGGGCCGCAACCCCCCGAGGTGGGACACCTTGCAGGTGATGGAAGGTCTGGGGGCTGGCCGTGACCCCCACAGGGTGGATAATGGGGCCAGGTGGGGGTTGTGCAGCTGGGCTCCCAGCCGCAGTGGGGCTGGCGACGGAGATCACGCTGGGAGACCACAGGCCCCTGCTGAGACCTGGCTGGATGCTGCCCCTGAGACCTGCACCCTTGGTGGGGATTTGGGTGCTGGTTCTAGGTGCCGTGACGGAGGTGAGGGGCTTCCCCGCAGTCACTGGTGCTTCAAGTGGTTTTATGGTGGAGAAGTGCCCTGGGCGTGCGCAAGCAGCCCATGGTGAGACATGTACTACTCAGGATCTGCAGGGACCCCCGGGCAGCAGGAGTCGGACTGGATGGGAGCACATGCTGGTCCCCAAGGCCTGTCACGGAGTGCCTGGATGACAGAGGGCtcagaggaggcaggaggcatCAGCCACCAGAGCCGGGGCTTCCTCTGCTGCAGGTCCAGGAGCCAGTTGGTGCTGTCACCCAGGGCTGGTGCCTGGAGGCCAGCTTGGGTGCCTCCATctgtgctgctcccagccctgccaagAAATGTGAAATGGCACTTCTGCTCTGCGGTGGTGGCAGCCGCGGCCTGGGGGGGCTTTGCTGAGCGCCAGctccctgctgctggcactgctgctctCTCTGAGCACCCATCCATCCCCAGCCTGGTGTGGGGGACTGGCAAAGATCAGCAACAAGGTCAGGGATGTGCCCGCCTTGGCTGTTGCTGCTGGCCCTCAGTAGCCAAAGGCCAGGTGGGAATGCCGCTGTGCTCCTTTGCACAGGCAGCTCCTTTGCACGAGCATTTTAGGGGAGCGGAGACACACACCCTGGCTGGGTGCAGGTGGTGGGGATGGCTGTGCCTGCCAGTGGTTGTGGTGACCCTCGTCACCATAGTGAGGAGAtgctgggggacagggacaggcaccCTGctcagcagctgtgtgctgggtGAGCCCAGGGCAAGTGTGCAAAAGCAGCGTGTTTCTCACCTCGTGCTGTCCCCACAGCTGGTGATGTGGGAAGATGAGGCCAAAAAGCCGTCCCTGGAGGGACAGCACCTTTCACAGGGAGGAAAGGCTCAAACCTTCGTGGGACAGCTGGGGGCAGGCAGCCAGCATGTTGTCACTAGTGAGATGAGTTGGTCACAGCACACAGCCTGGTTTTGGGAAGGGGTTGCTCCTGAAGGGGCTCCGACTGTAAGTCAGGGCAGCTGGAAGGGGGATGGCACTGTCCCTGCCCCTCACACGTGCTGCCCAGGCCACAGCCACAGTGCCAGCAATGCCAGGGCTGCATCTGAGCAGATGGGGCACCCCCAGCACGCTGCCTGGGACAGGGGCTTTATGGAGGGTCCCCAGGCCAGACCCAAGGTGGGGGGAGCAGGAGACAGGGGGAGGCTGACCCCGCTGGGTGGACAAACAGCCCTGCTGGGGTGTGAGGCTCATCCT contains the following coding sequences:
- the CAMK2N2 gene encoding calcium/calmodulin-dependent protein kinase II inhibitor 2; its protein translation is MSQVLPYGEDKVGRYGAEPEAGELPFSCRLQDTNAFFGGNQGKRPPKLGQIGRAKRVVIEDDRIDEVLKGMTEKSPPGV